The following is a genomic window from Actinomadura rubteroloni.
GAGCCGGGAACCCTCTCCCGGCCGCCACGCGTCGTGGAGACGGCGTTCCGCCCGTTCGGCGGAGCGGGCCAACCCGACGATGAGGTCGTCCAGTGTCAGGTCGGCCATGGCGCTTCCTACTTCTGCGGCTGCGGCGAGTCGGTGATGGCCGATTCGAGCAGGTTGAGCACCCGCTGAAGACCGGCGGGCATGTCGTCCTGGACGGCCTCGACGTGGACCCCGAGCGTCGCCGACCGGTTCGTCGTGTCGTCCTGGGCGCTCTTGGACTCGTACGTCGCCTTGAACGACGCCGAGACGCCCCAGAAACCGCCGCTCGCCCCCGCATCCGCCGCCGCGTCGGTGTCCTGCTGCTCGACGGTCGTGGACTCGATCTTCACCTCGAAGTCGAGCTGCGTCCGCTTCAACTGGAGATACGGAATGGGCACCATCGTGAGGAGCGGAACGCTGAGTTCCACGTCCTGGCCGACGGCCCCCGCGCCGTCACTCGACGGCCTCTTGAAAGAGAAGTCGACCGTACGAGCGGTGCTCCGGCCGTCCTCGCCGGATTGCAGGCCCACGCTCTGGATGAAGTCGGCGGTCGAACTGCCCGCCATCGCCCCGGCCTTGACCACGCTCTGCAGTGGTGCGCCGATGAGCTGCTCGAAAGGAAGGGCCAGCTCACGCCCGAGATCGACCGCCATGCATTACCTCCTCCCGCACCGCCTCGACCGACGGTAACAAGGGGCGGGCAGGCACCCGGCCAAGCCGTCCGCAAGCGCTCCCATCGGAACGCCCAATTCCGCGAACCCCGCCAACGAGCCCGCCGCGAACCCCGCGCGGCGCAAACCCCGCGCCGCGGCAATCGAGCGCGACGGAAATCCCGGTGCGCAAGCCCTGCGCGGCGGCAACCGAGCGCGGCGGTCCCGCCGTCGGCGCGTGGGCCGTCAGGCGAGCGCGGCGCCGTCGGCCTGGGCGGCGATGTCGGTGCGGTAGTGGCCGCCGCGCATCTTCAGCTTTGCGAGCGCCGCGTAGGCCGCCGCCCGAGCTTCCGCCACGTCCGCGCCCGTGCCGACCACGTTGAGGACGCGTCCGCCGTTGGCGACCAGCAGGCCTTCGCCGTCCAGCGCGGTGCCCGCGTGCAGCACGTACGCGCCCGCCACGGCGTCCGCCTCGGCGACGCCCGCGATGACGTCGCCCTTCACCGGCGCGGCCGGGTAGTCCTCCGCCGCGACGACGACCGTCACGGCGGCGCCCGGCGTCCACTCCAGCGCCGCCGACGGGTCGAGGACGCCGAGCGCGCACGCCTGGAGCAGCCCGCCGAGCGGGGTCGCGAGCCGGTCCAGGACGACCTGCGTCTCCGGGTCCCCGAACCGCGCGTTGAACTCCACGACCCGCACCCCGGCCGACGTCAGCGCGAGCCCCGCGTAGAGCACCCCGACGTACGGCGTGCCCCGGGAGCGCAACTCGTCCAGCGTGGGCCGGACGACCGTCGCCATCACCTCGTCCACCAGGCCCGCGGGCGCCCACGGCAGCGGCGTGTAGGCGCCCATGCCGCCGGTGTTCGGCCCTTCGTCGCCGTCCAGCGCTCGCTTGAAGTCCTGCGCGGGCAGCAGCGGGACGGCGCTGACGCCGTCGCACAGCGCGAACAGCGACACCTCGGGCCCGTCCAGATACGCCTCGACGACGACGCGGTCGCAGGCGGCGGCGTGCGCGAGCGCGGCGGCGCGGTCGGACGTCACGACGACGCCCTTGCCCGCCGCGAGCCCGTCGTCCTTCACCACGTAGGGCGGGCCGTAGGCGTCGAGCGCGGCCTCGACGTCGACCATCGAGTCGCAGACCTGCGCGTCGGCGGTCGGCACCCCGGCGGCGCGCATCACGTCCTTGGCGAACGCCTTGGAGCCCTCGATCCGCGCGGCCTCGGCGTCCGGGCCGAAGCAGGCGATCCCGGCGGCGCGCAGCGCGTCCCCGACGCCCGCGACGAGCACCGCCTCGGGGCCGACGACGACGAGGTCGACGCCGAGCCGTCCGGCCAGCTCGACCACGGCGGCCGGGTCGGTCGGGTCGATCTGGTGGTTGGTCGCGACGGCGGCCGTCCCCGGGTTGCCGGGCCCGCAGTGCAGGTCGGTGACGGCGGGGTCGCGGCGCAGGGCGCGGGCGAGCGCGTGCTCGCGGCCACCCGGTCCAAGGACGAGTACTCGCACGATCGGGGAGCTTACCGACTGCCCGCGCGGCCCCACGCCGCCGGGTTTCACGCGTGCGCGCGGTCGCCGTCCCGGACGGGCCGGTGTACGACACGGGACGCCCGGATGAGGTCGGAGGCAACTTCCGCGTTGTCAACTGCGTCTCATATGTCGGCTGGTAGTCTTCAAAAGTCTTGAGACGCTCGACGGTGGTGAAGGAGGTGGTCGGGATGAGTCCTGGTGATACGT
Proteins encoded in this region:
- a CDS encoding DUF2589 domain-containing protein, producing the protein MAVDLGRELALPFEQLIGAPLQSVVKAGAMAGSSTADFIQSVGLQSGEDGRSTARTVDFSFKRPSSDGAGAVGQDVELSVPLLTMVPIPYLQLKRTQLDFEVKIESTTVEQQDTDAAADAGASGGFWGVSASFKATYESKSAQDDTTNRSATLGVHVEAVQDDMPAGLQRVLNLLESAITDSPQPQK
- the purD gene encoding phosphoribosylamine--glycine ligase; translated protein: MRVLVLGPGGREHALARALRRDPAVTDLHCGPGNPGTAAVATNHQIDPTDPAAVVELAGRLGVDLVVVGPEAVLVAGVGDALRAAGIACFGPDAEAARIEGSKAFAKDVMRAAGVPTADAQVCDSMVDVEAALDAYGPPYVVKDDGLAAGKGVVVTSDRAAALAHAAACDRVVVEAYLDGPEVSLFALCDGVSAVPLLPAQDFKRALDGDEGPNTGGMGAYTPLPWAPAGLVDEVMATVVRPTLDELRSRGTPYVGVLYAGLALTSAGVRVVEFNARFGDPETQVVLDRLATPLGGLLQACALGVLDPSAALEWTPGAAVTVVVAAEDYPAAPVKGDVIAGVAEADAVAGAYVLHAGTALDGEGLLVANGGRVLNVVGTGADVAEARAAAYAALAKLKMRGGHYRTDIAAQADGAALA